CGTCCGGAGCCATTCCGGCGGCGTGATCGAAGCAACGCTCTGCTGCAAGATAGAACCCCGTCCCCAGATAGGATTCGGCAAGGTAACGCCAGTCTTCGCTGCTGCCTTCAATGGCTCTGAGACGCAGGTTCTGGATTTCGTCGGCGGCGTCATCATCAAGTTTGTTGAGATTCGGAACCGGAGGCACTGACATCCTGAGTCTTCGGACAACAACCACGGAAGTAGCAACGGATTCCAGGAGGATCACGGCCAGCAACAGTTTGAATGCTGTTTTCATTTTGTCAGCACCACCTTCCCTGTCGCGTTCGGGACACCCTGGTTCTGCCAGATCGTGACCCGACCAATGCGATCATAGGGACCGCGGATATGCAGACCTCCCGCGACAATGTCGTTAATCCCGTCTCCCGAAATGTCACCGATGGAGACTGTGACCAGATGGGTCGGAGCGCTGGCCACCTGCCATGTCGTGAAATTCTGCTGACCATCATTCTCGAGCCAGACCAGGCTGGCACGATCTGATGCATCCCAGACATTAGCCATGCTGACCAGGGCAACATCGTTGTCACCATCCCCGTCCAGATCACCCACATCGGCGGCGTAGGTTCCGCCGAGCGTCGCAATTCTCCGGCTTTCGAAATTCCAGTCTCCCTTGTTCTCCAGCCAGAAGCAACCGTGGTAAGGCTGGGGAAAGGGATCGAAATCTTCAAGGTTGTCACCAGCAGGAAGTAGCAGGTCCATGTCGCCATCCTGATCCAGATCGGACTTGACCAGACCGGCGCTCCCGAGGTCAAAATTCCAGGTAAACCAGATTTTTCTCGCTTTGAACTGCCCGGTGCCCGTGTTCTCGAACCCCCAGATTTCTTCTTCATCCTGTGAAATCACGGCGGCAAAATCGAGATCGCCGTCGCCATCAAAATCTGCCGCAGGCACATGAATGACGCCCGGAGCCGTCAGCAGTTCGTGCCGGACAAAATGGAGCTCGCCCCGGTTCTCAAGCCACAGAACTTGACCTCGGTTGTACCCGAACACTGCAACAGCGAAATCGATGTCACCGTCTCCGTCAAAATCCCCCGGCTGTACATCGGCGACTCTTCGCACATCGTCCAGGATGACATGCGGTTGAAAACTTCCTGAATCGTTGACCAGCAGGATCACCTTGCC
This region of Planctomycetaceae bacterium genomic DNA includes:
- a CDS encoding VCBS repeat-containing protein, giving the protein MKPQWKLILLVITAMAIPICTYLLLPLVPATELQVEMPVDGSQFPTSKLAFRQVIPSAPVGHPRICHVDVQPVTGLTGTSGTSGNGIIVCDAGRNTVSVMQYASGLWNEQTILEDVIAPAHATLCDIDGDLDPDIAVAVLGNIEPDDDVIGKVILLVNDSGSFQPHVILDDVRRVADVQPGDFDGDGDIDFAVAVFGYNRGQVLWLENRGELHFVRHELLTAPGVIHVPAADFDGDGDLDFAAVISQDEEEIWGFENTGTGQFKARKIWFTWNFDLGSAGLVKSDLDQDGDMDLLLPAGDNLEDFDPFPQPYHGCFWLENKGDWNFESRRIATLGGTYAADVGDLDGDGDNDVALVSMANVWDASDRASLVWLENDGQQNFTTWQVASAPTHLVTVSIGDISGDGINDIVAGGLHIRGPYDRIGRVTIWQNQGVPNATGKVVLTK